In Anopheles gambiae chromosome 2, idAnoGambNW_F1_1, whole genome shotgun sequence, a single window of DNA contains:
- the LOC1277236 gene encoding protein bunched, class 2/F/G isoform isoform X1 yields the protein MMKRTEDETVRGPGSTYQFLDLTDAGQTDAAALMGILYPPSSGSANTAPPPPPQHPPPGAMGSSRKEELEHQSPPRRDSFSVRMFAPRLATPLPHQNGLNPNARAFDPVPVVILPRSTAMMGIGGGGVGSSSKSRSPGKEFAEQLEAAASPLVIASDSAGGGAVVVPPHGGGMVLVPVRKHSLVPIASRPLALPDQPQHPQHPQQQQQPVPPSVLLPTAGNVGFMARPSLLLGGGGGPPPLRPVPPPIVSATATSSAPPLPTFVNEGNSSAVVVDTEQVPASGEQWIGFAIQPTATSVAAAGGAGGEVGGGEVIARTAVATAVTMPPHTNNPHHLQQQQQQQQQQQQQQLGSAANNNQQQQQTGGQQHQQPGPPQSQPHNVGGRGGGGGAGGSAGSVTAGADGVGRNADRDNGNQQMQQQAVSVANQHQQQMMQQVYAQIPASAYMQPTPHGMYPVQVLPPTAGPVPNNVFVSNLTANVSVHGYPAISPYLATATPPGAYMPADVGAGPEMQLMPPAPVTMSGRGTMRRGGRNNRGGNNSRSRGGYVPHYVQQHQQQSYHHQQQQQHQQSYHQALQHQQQQQQQGVMQPLSHHQAGQQAALQHQVQQQQQQQQQQQQQQQAQQGQGGGGAGQQQTPPTAGSGGGQQGQQQQQQHPPPQHTPELMHIEAPPMMGGAGAQYGNLHGGFYVIPSMAQHASGAPLFMPAPHMPMYYNPAIHAYQNLIYPPYIPSEYQMYDDGKGDDGGGPHGGQGGGHDDPGVHPGAAMWPQPPPIALDYHPETVEYLPVHEDDGAAGGMLPPGPPPQAIPPPAMGHHVLDPNVPGFTMQMAAAPIATMQPPPEEYIMQQQPPPAPQQQQQQQPHAGAAGSQTQGEDYNGNGGIPVSSNSNTTMHSPVVATGQHNVVVPGVPPPEDMMGAGGYVHGGAAPQQPMVPAPAEPQQQHGQTMDGAGAQPPMNNNFIVEPQYIQAHPLPPHHMPVQQQQQQVPPEQHYQHIPPPQRAAVNVTEPPPSTNNQPFQMAQQTPVAAAGVVANNLLDANGNDTNNNNSANRKSDIITSPKLVDAVVMTHPSPLPSTVNVATATPSHHQQNEQTAAAVVQGGMMDGNAGRKQSNSSDVPNQGFLPPQQQQHQQQPPMLGYAAAVASQAPPPRGRAEQQQQQPDSVKATQDRMEKLTLKEQEHRRTTTTVAAAAAAGTVVGGGASQRTSGAQPVAGQSNAGSGWVNNSGGAGPKKGTASVSVSAIPNKEFPGSVIGHQHKNTSPVPFSTLVGTTATAPPSTVMGSASGKQPHAVAAPAAGPKSFPDHGQRSSGVANSGQSTYASGANSSMSGGPTAVVTPQMESKKVEAIPQRTVATTAAAAAAAVTGPAPTAPVGGAVVDTPKQHHQDVVNVPRPAASSISSSTNINTVKSATKAPVIINHPLNIPPPDHPLNIPPPIIVPPPQIPPGGAPPQPNKTWASLFQTSSSSSSSSSSSAAVASSASSSAALSVSASAVTATSATAVSSVPPSAALSTASASGPAAGQSGVASIGTTVATAPHHHATAPVTSTGINFAPPTANRGPAMAASTAPPTAAVGNTPSSIDSSSSSTGAKKPVAKVQPYDRNHQTPATPAVPMSYSSAAASTPASGTTGGSTPTSANAARGKGAQQAAATKGAANATAASASTAGDQKDEFSLKFGDFLSGYSIDNTNISMMPRGLINRSNYCYINTILQALIACPPFYHLMRTIRTLPAAKNSKHPKPFIDAMCALANEFSQLPIRSKPQQQQQRGGGDKGKKDDIPEIQVDTPFEPTVIYKMLNGIRSDIFQIEGRQEDAEEFLGCVLNRLNDEMIEFIKFNKTDQGNLNGEEPTNGEVHGEEDADDWMVICKGNKGTVTRTTDFGRSPISDIFRGKLRSRVQRDGVPPTYNIQPFFTLPLDIEKAASVKEALEQLVGRDELEGVTCSKTKQEVAAWQQVTLEELPVVLILHLKCFDYKMDGCTKILKTLDFPIELKIDSKLMSSKGKSYSAKQKQYKLFAVVYHDGKEASKGHYITDVYHTGYASWIRYDDSIVKPVPEYNVLRPRAPRVPYLLYYRRMDTQSHGPNSDRGGDGSTGGGAGSGGGGSGSGRGGSSHSTGGGGNDRHSAHHHSNDHHGRGSSGGGYGGSSGYGNTHGNSGGNHYGSGGHGQSNHNSGHYGGNSK from the exons gcaccgccaccaccaccacaacacccACCGCCTGGTGCGATGGGGTCCTCAAGGAAGGAGGAGTTGGAGCATCAGTCGCCACCTCGAAGAGACTCGTTCTCTGTCCGGATGTTTGCTCCGAGATTGGCGACGCCGCTGCCACATCAGAACGGGCTGAATCCGAACGCACGTGCGTTCGATCCAGTGCCGGTCGTTATTTTGCCCAGATCGACGGCAATGATGGGTATTGGTGGCGGAGGTGTTGGCAGTTCTTCAAAGTCACGCTCACCTGGGAAAGAGTTTGCCGAACAGCTGGAGGCAGCAGCGTCGCCCCTCGTCATTGCAAGTGACTCGGCGGGAGGAGGAGCTGTAGTGGTACCGCCGCACGGTGGTGGAATGGTGCTCGTACCGGTCCGGAAACACTCCCTAGTTCCTATTGCGAGTCGTCCGCTTGCGCTGCCGGATCAACCCCAGCATCCGCAAcatccgcagcagcagcagcagccggtgcCGCCTTCGGTATTGTTGCCCACCGCCGGTAATGTTGGATTTATGGCCCGACcttcgctgctgctggggggaggaggaggccCGCCGCCGCTTCGCCCTGTGCCGCCACCGATCGTCTCGGCCACAGCAACATCCTCAGCACCACCGCTGCCGACTTTCG TGAACGAAGGCAACAGTAGCGCGGTCGTCGTCGACACGGAGCAGGTGCCCGCCAGCGGAGAACAGTGGATCGGTTTTGCGATCCAGCCGACGGCCACGAGCGTCGCCGCAGCCGGTGGTGCCGGAGGAGAAGTTGGTGGTGGAGAAGTCATCGCACGGACTGCCGTAGCAACTGCAGTGACTATGCCTCCGCACACCAACAACCCGCATcaccttcagcagcagcagcagcagcagcaacaacagcagcagcagcagctaggtTCGGCAGCTAACAAcaatcaacagcagcagcagacaggagggcagcagcaccagcagcccgGCCCGCCCCAGTCCCAGCCACACAATGTTGGTGGCAGAGGCGGAGGAGGCGGAGCAGGAGGTAGTGCGGGCAGTGTCACTGCCGGCGCGGACGGCGTGGGGCGCAACGCCGACCGGGACAACGGCAATCagcagatgcagcagcaggccgTGTCCGTGGcgaaccagcaccagcagcagatgATGCAGCAGGTCTACGCACAAATTCCGGCCTCGGCCTACATGCAGCCGACCCCGCACGGCATGTACCCGGTGCAGGTGCTGCCACCGACGGCCGGACCCGTCCCGAACAACGTGTTCGTCAGCAACCTGACCGCGAACGTGAGCGTGCACGGGTACCCGGCGATCTCGCCGTACCTCGCGACGGCCACGCCGCCCGGTGCGTACATGCCGGCGGACGTGGGGGCCGGGCCCGAGATGCAGCTGATGCCGCCGGCACCGGTAACGATGTCGGGGCGCGGTACGATGCGCCGGGGCGGACGGAACAATCGCGGCGGCAACAATTCACGCTCGCGGGGAGGCTACGTGCCGCATTacgtgcagcagcatcagcaacagtcgtaccaccatcagcagcagcagcagcatcagcaaagCTATCACCAAGCGttacagcatcagcagcagcagcagcagcagggtgtGATGCAGCCGCTGTCGCACCATCAAGCAGGGCAACAGGCGGCACTGCAGCATCaggttcagcagcagcagcagcaacagcagcaacagcagcagcagcaacaagccCAACAGGGTCAGGGAGGTGGTGGGGCCGGTCAGCAACAAACTCCACCCACCGCGGGTAGTGGCGGAGGACAGcaagggcagcagcagcagcagcaacatccaCCACCGCAGCATACGCCCGAGCTGATGCACATTGAGGCGCCGCCCATGATGGGTGGCGCTGGCGCACAGTACGGCAACCTGCACGGTGGGTTCTACGTGATTCCATCGATGGCACAGCACGCCTCCGGTGCGCCGCTGTTCATGCCCGCCCCGCACATGCCGATGTACTACAATCCGGCGATCCACGCCTACCAGAACCTGATATACCCGCCGTACATCCCGTCCGAGTATCAGATGTACGACGACGGCAAGGGCGACGACGGTGGCGGACCGCACGGTGGCCAGGGCGGGGGCCATGACGATCCGGGTGTGCATCCCGGGGCCGCCATGTGGCCGCAGCCGCCACCGATCGCGCTCGACTACCATCCCGAGACGGTCGAGTATCTGCCCGTGCACGAGGACGATGGTGCGGCGGGCGGCATGCTACCGCCGGGGCCGCCACCGCAAGCGATTCCGCCTCCCGCGATGGGCCACCACGTGCTCGATCCCAACGTGCCCGGCTTTACGATGCAGATGGCAGCGGCCCCGATCGCCACGATGCAACCGCCGCCGGAGGAATACATcatgcagcagcaaccgccaccggcgccgcagcagcagcagcagcagcagccacatgCTGGGGCGGCGGGATCGCAGACCCAGGGCGAGGATTACAACGGCAACGGTGGCATCCCGGTGAGCTCCAACTCAAACACAACGATGCACTCGCCGGTCGTGGCCACCGGGCAGCACAATGTTGTCGTGCCGGGTGTTCCACCGCCGGAGGATATGATGGGCGCGGGCGGCTACGTGCATGGCGGCGCTGCCCCGCAACAGCCGATGGTGCCAGCACCGGCTgaaccgcagcaacagcacggaCAGACGATGGACGGTGCTGGAGCACAGCCGCCGATGAACAACAATTTCATCGTCGAGCCACAGTACATTCAAGCCCATCCTCTGCCACCGCATCACATgccagtgcagcagcagcagcagcaggtgccACCGGAACAGCACTATCAGCATATACCGCCCCCTCAAAGGGCCGCTGTGAATG TGACAGAGCCTCCACCATCAACCAACAATCAACCTTTCCAAATGGCCCAACAAACACCGGTAGCAGCAGCTGGTGTAGTTGCAAACAATCTGCTCGACGCCAACGGCAACGacacgaacaacaacaacagcgctAATCGGAAGTCCGACATCATTACCTCACCGAAGCTGGTCGATGCGGTCGTCATGACGCATCCATCGCCACTGCCGTCCACTGTAAATGTTGCTACCGCAACACCTTCCCACCACCAGCAGAACGAGcagacggcggcggcggtggtgcagggcGGGATGATGGATGGCAACGCTGGCAGAAAACAATCGAACTCATCCGATGTGCCAAATCAAGGATTCCTACcgccgcaacagcagcagcatcagcaacagccaCCAATGCTGGGATACGCTGCAGCCGTTGCATCGCAGGCACCACCGCCCAGAGGTCGtgcggaacagcagcagcagcagcccgactCGGTGAAGGCCACCCAGGACCGGATGGAGAAGCTGACGCTGAAGGAGCAGGAGCACAGGCGCACAACGACGACTgtagcagcggcggcggcggcgggcacggtggttggtggtggagccTCCCAGCGCACGAGTGGCGCTCAACCGGTGGCAGGACAATCGAATGCGGGAAGCGGTTGGGTGAACAATAGTGGCGGGGCTGGACCGAAGAAGGGTACCGCTTCCGTTTCCGTATCGGCTATACCGAACAAGGAGTTCCCCGGATCGGTGATCGGTCACCAGCACAAGAACACATCACCGGTGCCGTTCAGCACGCTAGTTGGAACTACGGCGACGGCACCGCCATCAACGGTGATGGGTTCGGCTTCCGGAAAGCAGCCACATGcagtagcagcaccagcagcaggcccGAAATCGTTCCCCGATCATGGCCAGCGCTCATCGGGCGTGGCTAACAGTGGCCAGTCCACGTATGCTAGCGGAGCAAACAGCAGCATGAGTGGCGGACCGACAGCAGTCGTGACGCCCCAGATGGAATCGAAGAAGGTGGAAGCAATTCCCCAGCGGACAGTTGCCacgactgcagcagcagcagcagcagcagtgaccGGTCCAGCACCGACGGCGCCGGTCGGAGGAGCGGTGGTGGACACGCCGAAGCAACACCACCAAGATGTGGTAAATGTACCCAGGCCCGCCGCTTCCTCCATCTCCTCCTCTACTAACATTAATACGGTAAAGTCCGCGACCAAAGCGCCGGTTATCATTAACCACCCACTTAACATACCGCCACCCGATCATCCATTAAACATTCCACCACCCATCATTGTGCCCCCGCCACAGATACCACCCGGTGGAGCGCCACCGCAACCGAACAAAACCTGGGCGAGCCTGTTCCAaacgtcctcctcctcgtcatcgtcgtcgtcgtcgtctgcaGCGGTGGCGTCGTCCGCGTCTTCGTCCGCCGCATTATCGGTTTCAGCGTCGGCAGTCACAGCGACGTCCGCAACGGCAGTCAGCTCTGTACCACCTTCCGCCGCACTCTCCACGGCTAGCGCCAGCGGACCGGCAGCTGGCCAAAGTGGTGTTGCATCGATCGGTACTACCGTCGCTACTGCACCGCACCATCATGCTACTGCACCAGTCACGTCAACGGGGATAAATTTTGCGCCACCCACTGCTAACCGCGGACCGGCAATGGCTGCTAGTACTGCACCACCGACCGCCGCTGTAGGAAACACTCCGTCCAGCATCGACTCCTCCTCATCGTCCACCGGTGCAAAAAAACCGGTCGCAAAGGTGCAGCCGTACGATAGAAACCATCAGACGCCCGCGACGCCAGCTGTGCCCATGTCATATTCATCTGCTGCGGCATCCACTCCTGCCAGCGGCACTACGGGCGGCTCCACACCAACGTCGGCAAACGCTGCCAGGGGTAAGGGAGCACAGCAGGCTGCTGCCACGAAGGGGGCAGCGAACGCAACAGCTGCATCCGCTTCGACCGCCGGCGACCAGAAGGATGAATTTTCATTGAAATTCGGAG ATTTCCTTAGCGGATATAGCATTGATAACACCAACATCAGCATGATGCCACGCGGTCTGATCAATCGGTCTAACTATTGTTACATCAATACCATACTGCAGGCGCTGATAGCATGCCCACCGTTTTACCATCTGATGCGCACAATTCGCACCCTTCCGGCGGCGAAAAATTCTAAACATCCGAAACCGTTCATCGATGCCAT GTGCGCACTGGCGAACGAGTTCTCGCAGCTTCCGATACGGTCaaaaccgcagcagcagcagcagcgcggtGGTGGCGATAAGGGTAAGAAGGACGACATACCGGAAATACAGGTCGACACGCCGTTCGAACCGACCGTCATCTACAAGATGCTGAATGGCATCCGGTCGGACATATTCCAGATCGAGGGACGGCAGGAAGACGCCGAAGAGTTTCTTGGATGCGTGTTGAATCGTCTAAACGATGAGATGATTGAG TtcataaaattcaacaaaactgATCAAGGCAACTTGAATGGCGAGGAACCGACTAACGGTGAAGTCCATGGTGAGGAGGACGCAGACGATTGGATG GTTATCTGCAAGGGCAACAAGGGCACGGTAACGCGTACGACCGATTTCGGACGTTCACCGATCAGCGACATCTTCCGAGGCAAACTACGATCTCGTGTGCAACGTGACGGTGTTCCTCCGACCTACAACATACAGCCGTTCTTCACGCTTCCCCTTGATATAGAG AAAGCGGCTTCTGTGAAAGAGGCACTAGAACAGTTGGTTGGTCGGGACGAACTGGAGGGTGTGACCTGTTCGAAAACGAAGCAGGAGGTAGCGGCCTGGCAGCAAGTAACGCTGGAGGAACTGCCTGTCGTACTTATACTGCATCTGAAGTGCTTCGACTATAAAATGGATGGCTGTACGAAGATTCTGAAAACCTTGGACTTCCCGATTGAATTGAAGATCGATTCGA AATTGATGTCCTCGAAGGGTAAGAGCTACTCAGCCAAGCAGAAGCAGTACAAGCTGTTTGCCGTGGTGTACCACGATGGTAAGGAAGCGTCGAAAGGACACTACATTACCGATGTGTACCATACCGGCTATGCCAGCTGGATTCGGTATGACGACAGTATCGTTAAACCGGTACCGGAGTACAACGTGTTGCGTCCGCGCGCACCGCGCGTACCCTATCTGCTGTACTACCGTCGAATGGACACGCAGAGCCATGGTCCGAACAGTGACCGCGGTGGTGATGGCAGTACCGGAGGCGGtgctggtagtggtggtggtggtagcggcAGTGGTCGTGGAGGTTCATCTCACTCCACCGGTGGCGGTGGAAATGATCGGCACAGTGCGCATCATCACAGTAACGATCATCATGGTCGTGGATCGAGTGGTGGCGGATACGGTGGTAGCAGTGGCTACGGAAATACGCACGGCAACAGTGGCGGCAATCATTACGGAAGTGGGGGTCATGGGCAGAGTAACCATAATAGTGGCCATTATGGTGGCAACTCCAagtaa